A window from Symbiopectobacterium purcellii encodes these proteins:
- a CDS encoding ABC transporter substrate-binding protein has product MNITRRRLLLSTAAVTATLPFTSYLSAAQGTGATAAGTPVKGGTLSVHLASEQRILNSALRASTGVYIVTSKIIESLVDLDALGNVVPQLATGWQTSPDGKRITFTLRQGVKWHDGKPFTASDVQYNALELWKKHLNYGTAVQQYLETVDTPDDHTVVFNYSRPMPIGLLLRALADLGYVVPRHVYENTNVLENPANTAPIGTGPFKFVQYERGQYIVATRNPDYWREGQPYIERIVWRIITDKSAATAALETGQVQLSAYSQLSLADLDRLQRHPDFEVTPRGSEGNIFNNTVEFNFRRKEIADIRVRRAIAHAIDVPFFIENFLYGQGKPATGIIPSTATNFYPANSKQPYPFDRKKAEALLDQAGYRRQANGTRFTLKLVQIVNGEDVPLFATFIQQSLAEVGIKVEIANYDYAGALTAVYKEHNFDIATGWHQYRGDPAVSTTVWLRSGSPAGAPWTNQYGWQSDAIDKLIDDAASEVDPQKRRDLYAALVAQVNEQFPVWFATERQFQTVINKKVKNALNTARWPSSSWHNTWLEG; this is encoded by the coding sequence ATGAATATTACCCGCAGACGCTTATTGCTTTCGACGGCCGCCGTGACGGCGACCTTGCCTTTTACCTCTTATTTATCTGCCGCGCAGGGAACGGGGGCGACGGCAGCGGGCACCCCGGTGAAAGGGGGCACGCTTAGCGTTCATTTGGCTTCTGAGCAACGTATTCTTAACTCGGCGCTGCGTGCATCGACCGGGGTATACATCGTCACCAGCAAGATTATTGAATCTCTGGTGGATCTGGATGCACTGGGCAACGTGGTGCCGCAACTGGCAACCGGGTGGCAAACCTCGCCGGACGGCAAACGTATCACCTTTACGCTGCGTCAGGGCGTTAAATGGCACGACGGCAAGCCATTCACCGCCAGCGACGTGCAGTACAATGCGCTGGAATTGTGGAAAAAACACCTGAACTACGGCACCGCGGTGCAACAGTATTTGGAAACGGTAGACACGCCGGATGACCACACCGTGGTGTTCAACTATTCACGCCCGATGCCGATTGGCTTGCTGCTGCGCGCCTTGGCGGATCTCGGTTATGTGGTGCCACGCCACGTGTATGAAAACACTAATGTGCTGGAGAACCCGGCCAACACGGCGCCTATCGGCACCGGACCGTTCAAGTTTGTGCAGTACGAACGCGGACAATATATCGTGGCCACGCGCAACCCGGACTACTGGCGTGAAGGGCAGCCTTATATCGAACGTATTGTCTGGCGCATCATCACCGACAAATCCGCTGCCACCGCCGCGCTGGAAACCGGACAGGTACAGCTGAGTGCCTATTCGCAGCTTTCACTGGCCGACCTGGATCGTCTGCAACGCCACCCGGATTTCGAGGTTACACCGCGCGGCTCTGAAGGCAACATCTTCAACAACACGGTGGAATTTAACTTCCGGCGCAAAGAGATTGCCGATATTCGTGTGCGCCGCGCGATTGCTCACGCTATCGATGTGCCGTTCTTTATCGAAAACTTCCTGTATGGGCAGGGTAAGCCTGCCACCGGCATTATTCCGTCTACCGCCACCAACTTCTATCCGGCGAACAGCAAGCAGCCCTATCCGTTCGATCGTAAAAAAGCGGAAGCGTTGCTGGATCAAGCAGGCTACCGCCGCCAGGCTAACGGCACGCGTTTTACGCTGAAGCTGGTGCAGATTGTTAACGGTGAAGACGTGCCGCTGTTTGCCACCTTTATTCAACAATCGCTGGCGGAAGTGGGCATCAAAGTGGAGATTGCCAACTACGACTACGCGGGTGCGTTGACGGCGGTCTACAAAGAACACAACTTTGATATCGCCACCGGCTGGCACCAGTATCGCGGCGATCCGGCGGTGTCCACCACCGTGTGGCTGCGCTCCGGCAGCCCGGCGGGGGCTCCCTGGACCAACCAATACGGCTGGCAGTCTGATGCTATCGACAAACTGATTGATGATGCCGCGTCAGAAGTTGATCCGCAAAAGCGTCGCGACCTGTATGCCGCGCTGGTCGCGCAGGTGAACGAACAATTCCCGGTGTGGTTTGCCACCGAGCGCCAGTTCCAGACTGTTATCAATAAGAAGGTGAAGAACGCATTGAACACGGCGCGCTGGCCTTCCAGCAGTTGGCATAACACCTGGTTAGAGGGTTAA